A stretch of the Deltaproteobacteria bacterium IMCC39524 genome encodes the following:
- a CDS encoding PilZ domain-containing protein has translation MLLGGKQSEIKQVAVITRSQQFSKLLTSILADWKFFAVEDLSAATVAFVERGVELPDQDVQVVWLTSMPLEKGDFLTTPISLSELYLLLEAHFFPTPRRNIRVPTEISVELKIESEWLEGQLVSLSDRGGRLTCAREIPRGTELILEAKLAGEILRIPSEVLYCIPAGDSPSRLQPQIGVLFKPTNIEMFERLKRFIEKTCIECACAREGISLDDPCLSWLAMPVVNGTP, from the coding sequence TTCAGTAAACTGTTGACCAGCATTCTTGCCGATTGGAAATTTTTCGCGGTTGAAGATCTCTCTGCAGCAACGGTTGCTTTTGTTGAACGCGGTGTCGAATTGCCCGATCAAGATGTTCAGGTGGTTTGGTTGACGTCCATGCCTCTTGAAAAGGGTGATTTTCTGACGACCCCCATCTCTCTGAGTGAACTGTATCTCCTTCTGGAAGCTCATTTCTTTCCAACACCACGTAGAAACATCCGGGTGCCCACGGAAATATCGGTTGAATTGAAGATTGAGAGCGAGTGGTTGGAGGGTCAGCTGGTTTCCCTTTCTGACCGTGGCGGACGCCTTACCTGTGCCAGAGAAATTCCTCGTGGCACAGAGTTGATCCTTGAAGCAAAACTTGCGGGTGAAATTCTGAGGATTCCCTCCGAGGTGCTCTATTGTATTCCGGCGGGAGATTCGCCGAGCCGGCTACAGCCCCAGATCGGAGTTCTTTTCAAGCCGACCAACATAGAGATGTTTGAACGGTTAAAACGCTTTATAGAAAAAACCTGTATTGAGTGTGCCTGCGCAAGAGAGGGGATTTCTCTTGATGATCCTTGCCTCAGCTGGCTGGCCATGCCGGTTGTTAATGGCACTCCTTGA